AGCTTTGCCCACAGCTTCGGCTCAGTACAGCCAAACACTTTTACTTATATGCTAATATAAATTATAATAATAGCACAAAAGGAATGATAAATATGAAATACGATGAACTGCTTAATAAACTTACAGAGGAAAATAACGGTGTTCTGACCACAAAGGATGCTGTAGCCCTTGGCGTTACGAAACCGGCGTTTCAGCGCTTTGTCGAAAAGAACGGCTATGAGCGCGTCGCCCACGGGATCTATCAGAACCCCGATGACTGGCCGGACGACTTCTATGTGATCTCCCGCCGGAGCGAAAGGGCAGTGTTCTCCCATGGGACTGCGCTCTATCTTCACAATATGACAGATCGTGAACCGCTTAAGTACGCCGTTACGGTACCGACCGGTTATAACCCCACAAAACTGGCGGCTGACGACATCAAGGTATATACCGTCAAAAAGGAGCTGTACGGTCTCGGGCTTACCGAATGCGAAACGATGTACGGGAATAAAGTAAGGGTCTACGACCCTGAGAGGACAGTCGTCGATATCGTCAGAAGCCGAAACGGGATCGAATTCCAGACCTTCGAGGACGCGCTTAAAAGGTACGTGCGGAGAAAAGATAAAAACGTCAATAAACTCATTGACTATGCGAAAGAGTTCCATATCGACAAGATCCTTATCGACTATATGAGGGTGATGCTGTAGTCAATCACCCTCACCCATCCGGAACACTAACGAACCGGCTTCAGGTGGGGGCATGCAAAAGTCCGATTCGCGCTCCGCTTTGCGTATGTCCTATATCAGGAAAAATCGGAACCGGCGACGCTGTTCTTCACAGCGTTGGGCATGTATGAATTACTTTTTGTCATGCTGTAAAATATAGCGATTGCAAAAATTCCAATAATGTACAGGAATTCTGTTTCCTATACAGTGACGGTCTCTTATGGATATCATATCTCACAGTTTGAATCCTGAATATCTGAAAAAAAAATAATACTTTACTTCTGTACTAATTTCATGTACAATATCAGCACGAAAGGAACGATGTGTATGAAATACGATACGTTACTCAACGAGCTCACACAAGATAAAAAAGGCATTCTGACTACAAAGGACGCCGTGGCCAACGGCGTCACGAAGCCTGTGTTTCTGCGCTTCATTAAAAAAAACGGCTACGAACGTGTCGCTCACGGAATTTACCTTCACCCGGATGCGTGGTTCGATGAGAAATATGTTCTGTCCCTTCGGAGTCCGTTGATCGTTTTTTCTCACGATTCTGCACTGGATATGCATAATATGACAGACAGAGTACCGCTTAAACATACTGTTACGGTGCCTACCGGTTACAATCCCTCGAGATTTACAGCTAATTTTGATATTAAGGTATATACAGTTAAAAAAGAATTATATGAACTTGGAATTATGGAAAGCGAAACGATGTTTGGACATACTGTAAGGGTATATAACCCGGAAAGAACTGTGTGCGATATCATTCGCAGCAGGAACGGGATCGAAGCTCAGACTTTCGACGATGCGCTGAAGCGGTATGTTGAAAGAAGGGGCAGAAATATTCCTCGGCTTATGCAGTATGCGCGGGCTTTTCATATCGATAAGATTCTGACTATGTATTTAAGGGTACTCTTACCTTAAGAAGAAAATATTCCGGAGGGAACGACCCCGAAGCTGTCCTTAATGGACAATCCTAGGATGCGTCAATAATACCTCTTGTTTCTCCGATAGAAAGACCGAGGGTCTTAAGTATTTCACCAACAAATGCACGGTGCCTAGGTATCATACGGCCTTAAAGTCAGGCTAATATACCAACACCTGACAGCTGCAGGTCAAGGGGCAGTAAATACTTCTGATCACCCACCACAGACGGAATAACGACCGCAAGACCAAACCCCTTGCCTTTTTTTTTTTTTCCTCAAGGATTAACTCCAACAGCGGCGTATCATATAACCGCACTTCATAGACTATTTTCATAACTCCCAGTCCTTAATAAAATTTTCCGGAAACGGCAGGGAGAGTCTATCACAAGTTTCCTGTTTATTTCATCCCACTTCTTCTCTATTCCGACTTCAGTTTACATCTTCACAGGATAGGAATAACC
This sequence is a window from Synergistaceae bacterium DZ-S4. Protein-coding genes within it:
- a CDS encoding type IV toxin-antitoxin system AbiEi family antitoxin domain-containing protein, coding for MINMKYDELLNKLTEENNGVLTTKDAVALGVTKPAFQRFVEKNGYERVAHGIYQNPDDWPDDFYVISRRSERAVFSHGTALYLHNMTDREPLKYAVTVPTGYNPTKLAADDIKVYTVKKELYGLGLTECETMYGNKVRVYDPERTVVDIVRSRNGIEFQTFEDALKRYVRRKDKNVNKLIDYAKEFHIDKILIDYMRVML